The genomic window GACTCCAAATAACCAAGAAACATGTCCTCAATGGGATATATGAGGAAGACCGCGAGACTACAAACGAAAAATTTCAAGGGCCAGTTCAAAACAAGGAAGCAACtggcaaaagaagaagaaaagtacATAGTATACAGCATGTCAATAATCTGTTAGTGCTGGTCAGAGTCCCCAGCACAACCCAAGAGACCTCCCCGATCACGAGTCCATCGGGAACCTCTCAACAAACTTATATGTCGACAGCCCCTCCTTGAAATCGGTGACCAGCACACCGAGGTCATCGCCACTAAAGACACCAGGGCCAGTCGTTCCTAGGCTGCTGAAAATGTTCGCCGAGTCGTCCGAAGCTGCGGCCAGTCCAATAGGCTTGCCCCATCTGAAGCTGTCAACGACGAGTTGCTGTGGCCTGCCTATGGGAAAGAGTGCCGACGCCGGTGCATCCTTGGCGACAAGACCCTCGGCACCGGCCGCAATGATGATGCCATCAAAGACTGTAGCATCGGATTGTGAGTAGGTGACGTCGACACCTTCAACCTGTGTTTCGCCTAGCACCGCGACCGCGACACCATCGCCCATGAATCGGGCCTTGAGGTCAGCTGCCTGCGAGAGCGACGCGACGTTTCCGGTGCTGGCAAGGACGCCCACCCTGAGCGTCTTGATCGTGGGCAGCTTGATGCCGAAAATTGACAAGCCTATAGTGGTATTTTCGTGGTAGAAAGCTGGCTCGGGAGCGGGCGCCTCCATGCCGAGTGCTTGAGCAACACGCCCTGCCAGTTCGTCGCTAATGCGGTTGAGCTGCTGAAGGACTTTCTGCCTGACGTGCGTGTTCACGATGTTGCTAGTCTCAAATCGTATCGCGTTGACCAAAATCTGCTGCTCGGCGGGCGTGATGCTGTTCCAAAACAAACGCGGCTGCGTCCAGTGGTCATCAAAAGTCTCGGAGAGCTCACGAACAAGCGCTGCGTCCTGGGTCCTGCGCCGAGGAGCGGTCATGAAGCCTCTGCCTTGGTCGTCATCGGCCTGTTTCGGGAACTCATTCAGGGCACTGGGTGTATCTGTCATGGTAAATGCATGTTAGGGATTAGTTGCGATTACTATCTCTGCACACATGGCCACTGCAACGAGGCGGGAGTTTTCTCCCAGGGAGACTTACAAGGATGGATGTTCTTGTGAATAAAATTCTGCCCTGAACCGTCGCGATTATTGTTGTGGACGGTGACCCTTGGTCTGTTGATGGGAAGTTCTGCGGATTCAAGCAGGTCAGTACCTGTCATCGTCGCTAGGGCAGCAACACCCTTTGGGGCTCATTTCTCACGCTCAAAGTTGGGTCCATTGTGGCGGTTGAGCTGAGTATCAAGGTATGAAAACACCCGGCCCTGAAGAAGAGGATCCTCGGTGAAGTCGATACCCCTGACGAGGTGTCCAGGTTGAAACTGTCACAAGGTTAGGCTTCGATATTGACAAATAACCATATGTTGCTGCGGTCCCAAGTGGTCTAAATGACTTACCATGATTTGCTCCGTCTCGGCGAAATAGTTGATGGGATTCCGATCAAGCTTGAGAAGCCCTAGAGGATGAACAGGCACAAGATCCTCTGGGAGGATCTTTGTCGGATCGAGCATATCGAAGCCAAACCTCAGGGCATCCTCCTCGTTGACAACCTGGACTCCAAACTCCCATTCGGGACCGTGGCCAGCCTCGATAGCATCCCAAAGATCTTGCCGGTGAAAGTCGGGGTTCTTGCCGGACAGGACTTGGGCCTCTTCCCAAATCAGGCTTGCTTTGCCCTGCTTGGTCTTGAAGTGAAACTTGACCAATCTCGACTCGCCATTGTCGGCGACCATGCGGAACGTATGGACTCCGAACCCATCCATGTGACGATACGATCGTGGAATTCCATAGCCTGACATGGCCCAGAAAAGAGCATGTAATGAACTTCTATTGTCATCAAAATTCAGTATTGAAAGATCATCCCATTCTGGAATACTTCAAGGAACCATCGCTTACGATTGTTGACTGAAAAAGTCCCAAGCCGAATCATGAGCTACGTGCGCGGTCATAAACTTTAGTCATCACCATCGTCTCAGTGCTGATGCTTACTGGCATCAGGATTAGGCTTGTAGTCTGGGCGCTTACCGGTCGCTGCAGTTGGTATCTCCTTGTCTGGGCTGGGTTTGACGGCATGAACCAAATCAGGAAATTGTATAGCGTCCTGTATGAAGAAAACAGGTACATTGTTTCCAACAATATCTATCCGCGGGCACTGTCAGCAACTCCCTCTCATATTTTCCCAAGGCTCGCAGGACTCACCAAAATTGCCCTCGTCGGTATAGCTGTTGAGTTGTGGGAGTTAGCATGTAAGCAGACACTCCCTTGCGGACTAAAACTGTGCAAGGGTGCGGTCGTTGTGCGCGGGCATCATACAATCTCGTGGCAAACCCGTGCACATCCCTGGCGCTATCCGCACTACCTCTCGAGCCAGCCACGGTAGAGAAGCGCACAAACACCGGAGTCCGCTTGCCAGCAGAGTTCAGAAACGATGCCGAGGTGATGTTGCTAAAGTCACCATAGCTTGTGAAGGTGCCGTGAGCGCCTGCGCCCCTGGCATGGACGGCGCGTTCTGGAACCTATAACGTCGATATATGAGTTTCTCAGCCGTGGAAGCTTGAGGTAGCCCTCTGGTGATATGAATCATGTTCAATGCTGACTTACACGCTCATGATCGAAATGTGTTATTTTCTGACGAAAGACAAAGTCCTCAAGAAGCGTCGAGCCTCGCGCACCAGCCTTCAGACTTCTTTGATCCCCTATTGGACCTCCAACGTCGGATGTAAGAAACTTGTCCTGGTCATCAACCGAGAATTGTGCTAGATAATCATCCGTGTGCTCCTCTCGAGGACGCAAGGCTGCTGGGTCTGCATAGGGGCAGCCGGCCTGGGCAATCCAGACTAGGCTTGCCCATAGTCCTAACATAGACGAGCGAGGCATTTGAGTTGATTAgctcgggggggggggggggggctgtTTAAAAAAAGTTAAAGAATATAAGATATAGTACACGGAGTCCGCAGCTAGATTCGCTATGTACAAGCCCGACTACGCCTTGGGCAGGTCGACTGTTGACTATGAGCAGGGCAAGACAGTTCGGGGCAACAGTGTTTTATGTACGCGTGGGCTCACTTCTAGAAGCAAAAGGTCACCGCACCCCATCTCTGGATAAGAAATAAAGATAATCAGGCCACTCTCGGAGACATGTCCCCAGTCAAACGGTTCAACGGAAACATGAGCCAAGATGGACGGGATCCTGTTGAGCGTACCAAAATCCACACAACGGCTTACAGCATCTTGCGCGGGAAAAAATGTTTCAATGCCAAGAGAAAGACGCCCTTTGAGTGGCCCCGCTGATAGCCAATGTCATATGCTTGTAAGGCAAGAAAAGGCCCAGGAAAGATAGCTTTACTTGATTCATACTGCCGATTATGGGCGGTGATGTTTCAAAGAGCCAGAACAACAAAGTATACATTATCACACACTTCCGTCGGTAGTTGTGTAGGTAGTTACCGTACCTAGTTAGAGAGGGCGAGTGGAAAGTATGCTTTAGGCCTTTCCAGCGTTTTCGGACGTGTAAtaccttttccaacctcaGGATACTTGAAAGAGAAGGTACGTGTGAAAACTTTTctacagtaggtaggtaccttagatatcctctgttttttttttcgcaaacAGAAGGCAATATCGACCGGTTCGGGGATTTGTTTCTTCTATGGTAGGAGCTCCCGGGAGGCTGCAGTGTTGGGGTCGGTCACTTTTTGGGCGAAACAGATCCAAAGGGGAAAGAATGTCGAGTCTTCTATCTTGCCGTCTGTAACTCGGGGCTTGTCGGGGCTCCAGACAAAAGTCTTGAATCCGTAACGCAGAAGAAATTGGGGTTGATCAAGGTATGTGTCGTTGGGATGGGCGGGTATAGCTCTTTTATTCCCCACCGTTCCCGTGCAGATATTCTCCGAGCTTTTCCGTTTGTTTTGGGATACACGAGGGAATTATTCAGATACATTTGGTAAGTTAAGACGAAAGGTCCGAGCCAGTCGAACCCTTTGGCTCACACTCACATCCGCATCTGCATTACTTCTTCATCTCTACGCTAAGCAATGAAGTTGATTGAGCATTAGCAAGCCGTTGCATAACAACAAGTTGTGTCCAATTCACAAGTTCAAAGGATTGGCAATGAGCACGATATAACCACAACACGGATAACTCAGGGGAATGTCCATAAGCTTATTAGTAGACTTCCGAGATAGCCGGCTCCACTacaaaaaagcaaagaataaaaaacatGGTGGCCAGAGATGTGGTGTCTCGcgaaggagaagaaagggGAAGAAAGCCCCTCTCCCCCGCGAACACGGACAGTGTTAGATTGTGCGCACGGAGGCTACGGGGCAATCCGCGGTCCTATCTCCTTGTTCCAAAGAAAGACATATCATCACGTAACCGCGAGTCTGCCCCTTCCATATCTCCGTTTATGTTTCATATCTCTTGCgacccgtcgccggtcaagTCATTTGCTGCTCTGTTTGTACATCGTCTCTATCGACATTATCTCGACCTCAAAATATCAACACGCTCTTTAACGGGAGTATCTATTCGTTCCTCGTAATATCATGCAAGAAAAAGGGGACTCAACAAGAAAATGCTAGTGTATGACCCAATGCAACACGGAAAGTAGACAACGCTCATGGTCGGTGACGCTGGAAACCACAGCCAGACATGCAGAAACCTGACGTAGAGTGGTTCGTCAAGAATCAAGGTGACGGGTCCTGCCGCTGCCTAGGTGACCGCCGCAACCTGGAGTCATCTCTATCCGAGACCTGCACCTCGATGATGCTCGCCTCGTGGTAATCGTCCTCGTCATCTCCGCCTCCACCATGACCATTGGTGACCTGCGCTTCCGTGACCCAGCCAGCCTCGACAACAAAGCGCACCACATCGGCGGCGCTGGAGAAAGACTGCACATCCGGAGGCGCGTCGGGGTTGAGGTGATCCCAGAGCTCCCGCGTGGTCTTTTTAAACGCCACAAGGTCCCGC from Pyricularia oryzae 70-15 chromosome 4, whole genome shotgun sequence includes these protein-coding regions:
- a CDS encoding catalase-3, which translates into the protein MPRSSMLGLWASLVWIAQAGCPYADPAALRPREEHTDDYLAQFSVDDQDKFLTSDVGGPIGDQRSLKAGARGSTLLEDFVFRQKITHFDHERVPERAVHARGAGAHGTFTSYGDFSNITSASFLNSAGKRTPVFVRFSTVAGSRGSADSARDVHGFATRFYTDEGNFDIVGNNVPVFFIQDAIQFPDLVHAVKPSPDKEIPTAATAHDSAWDFFSQQSSSLHALFWAMSGYGIPRSYRHMDGFGVHTFRMVADNGESRLVKFHFKTKQGKASLIWEEAQVLSGKNPDFHRQDLWDAIEAGHGPEWEFGVQVVNEEDALRFGFDMLDPTKILPEDLVPVHPLGLLKLDRNPINYFAETEQIMFQPGHLVRGIDFTEDPLLQGRVFSYLDTQLNRHNGPNFEQLPINRPRVTVHNNNRDGSGQNFIHKNIHPYTPSALNEFPKQADDDQGRGFMTAPRRRTQDAALVRELSETFDDHWTQPRLFWNSITPAEQQILVNAIRFETSNIVNTHVRQKVLQQLNRISDELAGRVAQALGMEAPAPEPAFYHENTTIGLSIFGIKLPTIKTLRVGVLASTGNVASLSQAADLKARFMGDGVAVAVLGETQVEGVDVTYSQSDATVFDGIIIAAGAEGLVAKDAPASALFPIGRPQQLVVDSFRWGKPIGLAAASDDSANIFSSLGTTGPGVFSGDDLGVLVTDFKEGLSTYKFVERFPMDS